Part of the Ruania alba genome is shown below.
GGGTGTCGTCGTGGATCACCACGGGGACACCGTCGGCGCTCAGGTGCACGTCCAGCTCGATGCCGTCCACCCCGAGCTCGATGGCGCGGTCGAAGGCCGCCAGGGTGTTCTCCGGTTGTTCGGCACTGGCTCCGCGATGGGCGTAGATCTGCACGCTGGGTCCCCTCCAGGTCGGTGGCGGCGAAAGTGGTCCGTGCCACCACGCTAGGTCGACCGGGTGCCGGTCAGGTGAACGTGGCACGAACAATCATGGCCGGCGCGGGGCGGAGCTGAAATCCCGGTGACCGAACGCTGTGATGTCGCTACTGTCGGCGGATGGACCCCGCCTGCACACCTGCTCTGACGGCGCTCTGGCCGCCCGCCGGTCTGACCGTGCGGGCCGGGGACCTGGAGCTGCGCTACCTCGACGACGAGTTGCTGGTTGACCTGGCCGAGCTGGCCTCCCGCGGTGTGCATGCCCCGGAGGCGATGCCGTTCGTGGTGCCCTGGACCCGAGGGACTCCCGAGGAGATCGCTCGCAGCGTACTGCGCTACCAGTGGCAGACGCGGGCATCGATGAGCCCGGACGCCTGGGGTCTGGAACTGGCTGTGCTGCATCAGGGACGCCCGGTGGGGATCCAGGCGGTCGGCGGGAAGGATGTGCCCACCACTCGGGTGGTCGGCACCGGATCCTGGGTCGGCCGGGAGCACCAAGGGCAGGGCATCGGTACCCGGATGCGGGCGCTGGTGCTGCACCTGGCCTTCGACGGGTTTGGCGCGCAGGTCGCCCGGACCGAGGCGTGGGTGGACAACCCAGCCTCCAACGCCGTCTCCCGCAAGCTCGGGTACCGCGAGAACGGCCTCATCCGTGAGGCCCGGGAAGGGACCGCCGTCGAGCACCGTGCCTACCGGCTCGAGCGAGCCGACTGGGAGGCGCACCGGGTCGCCCACCCCAAGGTGCACCCGGGCGAGGTGACCTACCAGGGACTGGACGCCGTCAGGGAGTTCCTGCACCTCCCCTGACCGCCGAGCGCAACCTGGTGCGGCGTTTCCCGCCGGAAATGCCGCACCAGGTTGCGCTCGCACGCGGTGGAGCGGGGGCGGTCGTGGCATCCTGAGCGTGCGGGCGATCCCCGCACCACCCAAGGAGAGTCGATGACGATTCTGACCACCGCCGCGGACCCGGCGAGCGACGAGTTCACCACCAACGAGTCGGCGCAGCGTGCTCTCGCGGCCGAGCTGACCGACCGCCTCGCCACGGTGGCACGTGGGGGCCCGGAGCAATCCCGGCAGCGGCACATCGACCGGGGCAAGCTGTTGCCCCGGGACCGGATCACTGCGCTGCTCGATCCGGGCAGC
Proteins encoded:
- a CDS encoding GNAT family N-acetyltransferase — its product is MDPACTPALTALWPPAGLTVRAGDLELRYLDDELLVDLAELASRGVHAPEAMPFVVPWTRGTPEEIARSVLRYQWQTRASMSPDAWGLELAVLHQGRPVGIQAVGGKDVPTTRVVGTGSWVGREHQGQGIGTRMRALVLHLAFDGFGAQVARTEAWVDNPASNAVSRKLGYRENGLIREAREGTAVEHRAYRLERADWEAHRVAHPKVHPGEVTYQGLDAVREFLHLP